A part of Littorina saxatilis isolate snail1 unplaced genomic scaffold, US_GU_Lsax_2.0 scaffold_260, whole genome shotgun sequence genomic DNA contains:
- the LOC138957207 gene encoding LOW QUALITY PROTEIN: tigger transposable element-derived protein 4-like (The sequence of the model RefSeq protein was modified relative to this genomic sequence to represent the inferred CDS: substituted 1 base at 1 genomic stop codon): MNAPISGPILLMRAQQFATELGIDNFVASNGWLDRFKKRKGIVYKSIVGESASVSSEMTDEWKTTQLPDILSQYHPNDIYNADETGLFYRCLPNKTLAMKGETCAGGKQSKERLTVMVCANMSGTDRIPLLVIGKFAKPRCFSGIGTLPCQYASNXKAWMTLVLFEGWVRKLDARMTLERRKVALLIDNCPAHGKIQGLSSVKVILLPPNTTSVLQPCDQGIIRNFKCNYRQIVIHKYLLHLELQKEPDSFHLNVLDAMYIARSAWRSVSEDTISNCFRHAGFVDMNAESVSQPQPSIQSDTCTAPA; encoded by the coding sequence ATGAATGCCCCGATTTCGGGACCAATCCTCCTTATGCGAGCACAACAGTTCGCCACAGAACTTGGCATTGACAACTTTGTTGCATCGAATGGTTGGCTTGATCGTTTCAAGAAACGCAAAGGGATTGTGTACAAGTCGATCGTGGGGGAGAGTGCTAGTGTGTCATCTGAAATGACCGACGAGTGGAAGACAACACAGTTGCCTGACATTCTGTCTCAGTATCATCCAAATGACATCTACAATGCTGACGAAACTGGATTATTCTACCGCTGCTTGCCGAACAAGACTCTTGCCATGAAGGGTGAAACTTGCGCTGGAGGAAAGCAGTCCAAGGAGCGTCTGACTGTGATGGTGTGTGCCAATATGAGTGGCACTGATCGGATACCGCTCTTAGTCATTGGCAAATTTGCGAAACCTAGGTGTTTCAGTGGTATCGGCACTCTACCATGCCAGTATGCAAGCAACTGAAAAGCCTGGATGACGTTAGTGCTGTTTGAGGGGTGGGTGAGAAAATTGGATGCCAGGATGACTTTAGAAAGACGGAAAGTGGCGCTTCTGATCGACAACTGCCCAGCTCATGGAAAGATTCAAGGCTTGTCGTCAgtgaaagttattctcctcccCCCCAACACCACTTCTGTTCTCCAGCCTTGTGACCAGGGAATTATTCGCAACTTCAAATGCAACTACAGACAGATTgtcattcacaaatatctccTGCATCTTGAACTACAGAAAGAGCCTGACTCCTTCCATCTGAACGTTCTTGACGCTATGTACATCGCTCGATCAGCTTGGCGCAGTGTGTCGGAGGACACAATTTCGAACTGTTTCCGACATGCAGGGTTCGTTGACATGAACGCAGAGAGTGTCAGTCAACCCCAACCATCAATCCAAAGTGACACTTGTACAGCACCAGCGTGA